A genome region from Syntrophorhabdaceae bacterium includes the following:
- a CDS encoding 3-isopropylmalate dehydratase small subunit, giving the protein MIRGKVHKFGKNIDTDAIIAAKYANITDPLELGKHCMENIDPDFGKRVEKGDIIVATTNFGCGSSREIAPVTIKGAGVAAVVAKSFARIFFRNAINTGLPLLECAEAVDASDPGDTLEIDLSTGTVRNITKNLVFSAVPYPEFVTDLITAGGLVESVMKKMSEEGKG; this is encoded by the coding sequence ATGATCCGTGGAAAAGTTCATAAGTTCGGCAAAAATATCGATACTGATGCCATTATCGCTGCTAAATATGCGAATATTACCGACCCGCTGGAGTTGGGTAAACATTGTATGGAAAATATAGACCCCGATTTTGGAAAAAGGGTGGAAAAAGGGGACATCATTGTGGCGACGACCAACTTCGGATGCGGCTCTTCCCGCGAGATAGCTCCCGTTACAATAAAAGGCGCAGGCGTTGCGGCTGTAGTGGCAAAAAGTTTTGCGAGGATATTTTTCCGGAACGCCATCAATACCGGCCTGCCCTTGCTTGAGTGTGCGGAAGCAGTAGATGCAAGCGATCCGGGAGATACCCTTGAGATCGATCTCTCGACGGGTACGGTTCGAAATATAACAAAAAACCTTGTCTTCTCAGCCGTTCCTTACCCTGAATTTGTAACAGATCTGATTACGGCAGGAGGGCTTGTTGAATCTGTTATGAAAAAGATGAGCGAGGAAGGTAAAGGATAG